GAAAGTAAAGATTCTAATACAACCGTTTCACTTAAAATTCCTTCTTTTATAGCCATTTTAAGCATTGAATACTCTCCACTAACATTATAAGCAGCTAAAGGTATATTAAAATTATCTTTTGCTTTTCTTATAATATCAAGATAAGAAAGAGCTGGTTTCACCATTACTATATCTGCACCTTCCATTATATCTAATTTAATTTCTCTCATAGCTTCATCTGCATTAGCAGGATCCATTTGATAAGACTTCCTATCTCCAAAAGTTGGTGCAGAATCTGCTGCATCTCTAAAAGGTCCATAAAAAGAAGATGCATATTTAGCACTATATGCCATAATTGGTACTGTTTCGAATCCATTATCATCTAAAAAATTTCTAATGTATCTTACTCTACCATCCATCATATCAGAAGGAGCTACCATATCTGCCCCTGCCTTTGCATGACTTAAAGCAATTTTCCCCAAATACTCTAATGTTTTATCATTATCTACATATCCATTTTCTAAAAGAATTCCACAATGCCCATGAGATGTATACTCACACATACATATATCTGTTATAACATACATTTCAGGAAACACTTTTTTTATTTCTCTTATGGTCCTCTGTACTATCCCATTTTCTGCATAGCCTTCTGTTCCTAATTCATCTTTTCTGTCTGGAATTCCAAATAATAAAATAGCTTTTATCCCTAATTTTTCTATTTCCTCTACTTCTTTTAATACCTTATCTATTGAATATCTATAAATTCCTTCCATAGATGCTATTTCTTCTTTAATATTTATCCCTTCTCTTACAAATATTGGATAAACGAAATCTTCAATACATAGCCTCGTTTCTTTGATTAAATTCCTAATAATTTCATTTTTTCTAAGCCTTCTAGGCCTATTTATTATATTCATTATTTTATCTCCTTTCCTTTATTAATAAATCGATTATACCTTCTATAGTATGTTTTCTTGCTTCACCATAAACTTCATGTCCACCTTCTCTTATAACTTTTGATGTTACTGGTCCTATCGATAATATTTTACCTCTCTTTAAAATATTTTGAGAATTATCTCCTAATATTTCTACAAAATTATTAAAAGTTGAAGGACTAGTGAAGGTTAAATAAAATTCTTTCTTGTCTTTTAAAAAATCTACTAACTCTTCAGCTTTATCTGTTCCTTTAACTGTATTATAAATTTTAATCTCATCTACATCACATATCTTAGAAAGTTCTTCTAC
This portion of the Keratinibaculum paraultunense genome encodes:
- the hemB gene encoding porphobilinogen synthase, encoding MNIINRPRRLRKNEIIRNLIKETRLCIEDFVYPIFVREGINIKEEIASMEGIYRYSIDKVLKEVEEIEKLGIKAILLFGIPDRKDELGTEGYAENGIVQRTIREIKKVFPEMYVITDICMCEYTSHGHCGILLENGYVDNDKTLEYLGKIALSHAKAGADMVAPSDMMDGRVRYIRNFLDDNGFETVPIMAYSAKYASSFYGPFRDAADSAPTFGDRKSYQMDPANADEAMREIKLDIMEGADIVMVKPALSYLDIIRKAKDNFNIPLAAYNVSGEYSMLKMAIKEGILSETVVLESLLSIKRAGADIIISYFAKDVAEILNS